One region of Jonesiaceae bacterium BS-20 genomic DNA includes:
- a CDS encoding phosphate ABC transporter substrate-binding protein PstS: protein MKNRLLVGGAISAGLALALSACGTDATPQPTTDPSSSQGSTNEPSETPETTVSGSIAGAGASSQEKAMGGWIATLTSVAPDLTVSYEAVGSGGGREQFLSGGVQFAGTDSPLKPEEVTAATDRCYGGDVLELPLYISPIAVVYNLPSLAADNVNMSAETLAKVFSGQITKWNDPEIAGQNEGVELPDLAIIPVNRSDESGTTENFTEYLAAASNGVWEHEASGDWPVSGTQSGNGTSGLIDTVNGAEGAIGYADASRAGDLGTVALKVGENYVPFSAEAAAKVVDASPRAADATDKRMVVDLDRTTTADGAYPLVLISYSVACSVYETSQEAANVQAFLNYVASPEGQTVAAQADVAGSAPISDALRTEVTAAIDAIAAK from the coding sequence GTGAAAAATCGTCTACTTGTAGGTGGCGCAATTTCCGCAGGTTTGGCGCTGGCACTGAGTGCTTGCGGCACGGATGCAACTCCACAGCCAACTACTGACCCATCCAGCTCGCAGGGTTCAACCAACGAGCCAAGCGAGACTCCTGAGACCACCGTCTCCGGTTCAATCGCTGGTGCAGGCGCTTCATCACAGGAAAAGGCAATGGGCGGCTGGATCGCTACCCTTACCTCAGTGGCTCCCGACCTGACCGTCTCCTATGAGGCCGTAGGGTCCGGTGGCGGCCGTGAGCAGTTCCTTTCCGGTGGTGTCCAGTTTGCGGGAACCGACTCCCCGCTGAAGCCAGAAGAAGTAACCGCAGCAACCGACCGCTGCTACGGCGGCGACGTCCTTGAACTCCCGCTGTACATCAGCCCAATCGCGGTTGTTTACAACCTGCCAAGCCTGGCGGCAGACAACGTCAACATGTCAGCCGAGACCCTAGCCAAGGTATTCTCCGGCCAAATCACCAAGTGGAACGACCCAGAGATTGCTGGCCAGAACGAGGGCGTGGAACTTCCAGACCTCGCCATCATCCCGGTTAACCGCTCGGATGAGTCCGGAACCACCGAGAACTTCACCGAATACCTTGCGGCCGCATCGAACGGCGTATGGGAGCACGAGGCCTCCGGTGACTGGCCAGTCTCTGGAACCCAGTCCGGTAACGGAACCTCAGGTCTGATCGACACGGTTAATGGTGCAGAGGGCGCAATCGGCTACGCCGATGCCTCACGTGCCGGAGACCTTGGCACCGTTGCCCTCAAGGTTGGTGAAAACTACGTACCGTTCTCAGCTGAGGCCGCGGCAAAGGTAGTGGACGCTTCCCCACGTGCAGCTGACGCAACCGACAAACGCATGGTTGTTGACCTGGACCGCACCACCACGGCAGACGGCGCATACCCGCTGGTACTGATCTCTTACTCGGTAGCTTGCTCCGTATACGAGACCTCACAGGAAGCCGCGAACGTGCAGGCATTCCTGAACTACGTAGCCAGCCCAGAGGGCCAGACCGTGGCAGCACAGGCTGACGTAGCCGGATCCGCACCGATCTCAGACGCCTTGCGCACCGAGGTCACCGCAGCGATTGATGCAATCGCCGCTAAGTAG